In the genome of Candidatus Omnitrophota bacterium, one region contains:
- a CDS encoding elongation factor Tu gives PIAMEKELRFAIREGGRTVGAGVVAEIYE, from the coding sequence GCCGATCGCGATGGAGAAGGAATTGCGTTTCGCGATTCGAGAAGGTGGCCGTACGGTTGGTGCCGGCGTCGTCGCCGAAATCTACGAATAA
- the secE gene encoding preprotein translocase subunit SecE produces MIARTKKFLSEVQTEMKKVTWPERQELVGSTAIVIVSTILLATYIGLWDLVFSRLMNFLIR; encoded by the coding sequence ATGATTGCTCGGACAAAGAAGTTTCTGAGTGAAGTGCAGACAGAGATGAAAAAGGTTACCTGGCCTGAGCGACAGGAACTTGTCGGTTCTACTGCTATTGTCATCGTCTCCACCATTTTGCTGGCTACCTACATCGGCCTCTGGGACCTTGTGTTCTCCAGGTTGATGAACTTCCTAATCCGCTGA
- the nusG gene encoding transcription termination/antitermination factor NusG, whose translation MSESKWYVVHTLTGQEEKVKLSLESRAREDGDGSLIQQVLIPTEQVSEVRDRKRRISLRKFFPGYVLVEMSLNDESWYVVKNTPGVTGFVGSGSKPVPLSDREVNVILKQAEEKKEKPVPKVIFEVGESVKVIEGPFTNFTGEVQDVSPDKGRLKVMVSIFGRETPVELEYWQVEKM comes from the coding sequence ATGTCTGAGAGCAAGTGGTACGTTGTCCACACTTTGACTGGGCAAGAAGAAAAAGTGAAGTTGAGTCTGGAAAGCCGCGCCAGAGAAGATGGCGATGGCTCGTTGATTCAGCAGGTGCTCATTCCGACCGAACAAGTTTCGGAGGTCCGGGATCGCAAGCGCCGGATTTCTTTGCGGAAGTTTTTCCCGGGGTATGTCCTGGTGGAGATGTCGCTCAATGACGAGTCTTGGTATGTCGTCAAGAACACACCAGGGGTGACGGGATTTGTGGGCTCCGGGTCTAAGCCGGTTCCGCTCAGCGACAGGGAAGTGAATGTAATTCTCAAGCAGGCTGAAGAGAAGAAAGAAAAGCCTGTTCCCAAGGTTATTTTTGAAGTGGGCGAGTCCGTTAAGGTAATTGAAGGACCGTTCACCAACTTCACGGGTGAGGTTCAGGATGTCAGTCCGGACAAGGGCCGGCTCAAGGTGATGGTTTCCATCTTTGGGCGCGAGACCCCTGTTGAGTTGGAGTACTGGCAGGTGGAGAAAATGTAA
- the rplK gene encoding 50S ribosomal protein L11 produces MAKKRIMGIIKLQCPAGQANPAPPVGPALGAKGVAIMDFCKAFNDRTKEKAGLILPVVITVYDDRSFTFIIKSPPAAVLIKQAAGLAKAANNPGKEIMGSIKRSQVEEIAKTKMEDLNAIDLEGACRVIEGTARSMGVKVEAA; encoded by the coding sequence ATGGCTAAGAAAAGAATCATGGGCATCATCAAACTGCAGTGTCCGGCGGGCCAGGCAAATCCTGCCCCGCCTGTGGGCCCGGCCCTGGGTGCCAAGGGTGTGGCGATTATGGACTTCTGCAAGGCATTCAATGACAGGACCAAAGAGAAGGCAGGACTCATTCTTCCGGTGGTGATTACGGTCTACGATGACCGTAGCTTTACCTTTATCATCAAGAGCCCTCCGGCTGCTGTGCTGATCAAGCAGGCTGCCGGTTTAGCCAAGGCTGCGAATAACCCGGGCAAAGAGATTATGGGTTCTATTAAACGTTCCCAGGTCGAAGAGATCGCCAAGACAAAAATGGAAGACCTCAATGCCATTGATTTGGAAGGCGCCTGCCGAGTAATTGAAGGCACTGCCCGCAGCATGGGCGTAAAGGTGGAGGCAGCTTAA
- a CDS encoding 50S ribosomal protein L1, with translation MAPESKRMRKSREKVAEVQQTNPISLDQAVTLLKSLPQPKFDQTVEISVKLGVDPRKGDHMVRGSVSLPNGTGKTQRVAVFCEGDAAKQAEKAGADFVGGDDMIKKVDGGWLDFDVAIATPDMMSRLGRLGRVLGPRGLMPSPKAGTVTTDVTKAVTEFKAGRVEFRMDKTANLNAPVGKISFEEKAIVQNVNRMLEAIREAKPATAKGTYFQRISVSTTMGPGILLEIATA, from the coding sequence ATGGCACCCGAGAGCAAACGTATGAGAAAGAGCCGCGAGAAAGTCGCGGAGGTTCAGCAGACAAATCCCATTTCCTTGGATCAAGCGGTCACATTGCTCAAGTCACTTCCCCAGCCGAAGTTTGATCAGACGGTCGAAATCAGTGTGAAACTGGGTGTGGATCCGCGCAAGGGCGATCACATGGTTCGGGGCAGCGTGAGCCTTCCGAACGGGACAGGCAAGACACAGCGCGTGGCCGTGTTCTGCGAAGGGGACGCCGCTAAACAGGCAGAGAAAGCCGGTGCTGATTTTGTGGGCGGCGACGATATGATCAAGAAGGTGGACGGCGGCTGGCTGGATTTTGATGTGGCCATTGCCACTCCGGATATGATGAGCCGGCTGGGCCGTCTTGGACGCGTGCTAGGTCCGCGAGGCTTGATGCCGAGTCCGAAGGCGGGGACTGTCACCACGGATGTGACAAAGGCAGTGACGGAATTTAAGGCGGGCCGTGTGGAATTCCGCATGGATAAAACAGCCAATCTCAATGCCCCGGTAGGCAAGATTTCATTTGAGGAAAAGGCCATTGTGCAGAATGTGAACAGGATGCTCGAGGCCATTAGAGAGGCCAAGCCCGCGACAGCGAAAGGGACCTATTTCCAGAGGATTTCTGTGAGTACCACGATGGGTCCGGGTATTCTTTTGGAAATCGCCACTGCATAG
- a CDS encoding 50S ribosomal protein L10 produces the protein MTSTGVKAGRFVREEIVRTLKDEVGGKDFFVTSFSGLGVGDVEDLRKKLREPSARFRVAKRSLSRLALENKSGILDKTTGTVGFAIAGEDGLAVSKILVDFSRNFKTFEIWGGTYEGQVLTPEGVQELALLPSRQELLAKVAGGFNAPVSGFVGALGGIVRKFLYALKALEEKKSQ, from the coding sequence ATGACTAGTACAGGTGTAAAGGCAGGACGCTTTGTTAGAGAAGAGATCGTTCGCACGCTGAAAGACGAGGTGGGCGGCAAAGATTTCTTTGTTACAAGCTTTTCGGGCCTGGGAGTGGGAGACGTTGAGGACTTGCGTAAGAAGCTTCGTGAACCTTCCGCGCGTTTTCGCGTGGCCAAGCGCTCCTTAAGCCGGCTGGCTTTGGAGAACAAGTCCGGAATTCTCGATAAGACCACAGGGACCGTCGGCTTTGCCATTGCCGGTGAGGATGGATTGGCCGTGTCAAAGATCCTCGTGGATTTTTCCCGGAATTTTAAGACCTTTGAGATTTGGGGCGGAACGTATGAAGGCCAGGTCCTCACACCGGAAGGTGTGCAGGAACTGGCTTTGTTGCCTTCCCGGCAGGAGCTGTTGGCCAAAGTGGCCGGTGGGTTCAACGCTCCGGTGAGTGGTTTTGTGGGCGCCCTGGGTGGGATTGTCCGCAAGTTTCTCTATGCGCTCAAGGCGCTGGAAGAAAAGAAAAGTCAGTAG
- the rplL gene encoding 50S ribosomal protein L7/L12, translating into MADEAKIEEAKTEVATAEPKTEDAQQESTETKKAPVELSDKAAGILSTVENMTVMELANLVKALEEKFGVTAAAPAVAIAGAVAGGGDAGAAEEQDSFNVVLTAVGGQKIQVIKEIRAITNLGLKEAKELVDSAPKAVKEGATKEEAEEIKSKLEAVGATIELK; encoded by the coding sequence ATGGCAGACGAAGCCAAAATTGAAGAGGCAAAGACAGAGGTAGCTACTGCCGAGCCCAAGACCGAAGACGCTCAGCAGGAAAGCACCGAGACCAAAAAGGCCCCGGTTGAATTGTCCGACAAGGCTGCCGGGATTCTCAGCACGGTTGAGAACATGACCGTGATGGAGCTCGCCAATCTTGTTAAGGCTCTCGAGGAGAAGTTCGGCGTGACCGCAGCCGCTCCGGCCGTGGCTATTGCAGGTGCAGTTGCCGGCGGGGGTGATGCGGGTGCAGCAGAAGAGCAGGATAGCTTCAATGTGGTGCTTACAGCCGTTGGCGGCCAAAAGATCCAGGTCATTAAGGAGATCCGCGCGATCACCAACTTGGGCCTGAAAGAAGCCAAGGAATTGGTGGACAGTGCCCCGAAGGCGGTCAAGGAAGGCGCCACCAAGGAAGAAGCCGAAGAGATCAAGAGCAAGCTCGAGGCGGTAGGCGCCACCATAGAGCTCAAATGA
- the rpoB gene encoding DNA-directed RNA polymerase subunit beta produces the protein MTERVSFSKISEVLDLPDLIETQIQSYERFLQKDVPVTKREPIGLQAAFKEVFPIESHDGEYKLDFVGYSLGRPKYNELECLRRSMTFAVPLKVKLRLTSKHWTKEQEVYLGELPLMTKTGSFIINGDERVVVSQLHRSPGVSFEETLHPSGKRIYSARIMPYRGAWLEFEFDIGEVLYVLIDRRRKLISTTLLRAMGLSSDRQIFEAFTAVEDIKCADKREMKALAGRTLAAPVVVGDSDTALALPGQQLSKEDLEVLWENGVREIALTVTEIPELVRTLERDNTRSEEEALLDIYKRLRPGEPPTVQSARSLLHRLFFDQRRYDMGQVGRHMINRKLDMKHELDNRTLDIDTVIAVMQYLLRLRNGQGNVDDIDHLGNRRVRTVGELVQNQFRMGLARLERSCRERMAIYDLENVMPYNLVNPKAVSSMMMDFYARSQLSQFMDQTNPLAELTHKRRLSALGPGGLSRERAGFEVRDVHHSHYGRICPIETPEGPNIGLISSLSTFSRVNEFGFIVTPYRKVVKGRVTQEIVYLSADEEDRYVIAQANARLDDKGFFVRDRVSCRCRGDFPNMPPEEIDFMDVSPRQLVSIAASLIPFLEHDDANRALMGSNMQRQAVPLLRAEPPLVGTGMESKVARDSGALVLADHDGVVRAVTGEEIHIGSQVYKLRKYARSNADTCINQRPLVEVGQRVKKGDIIADGPATRGGELALGRNLLVAFMPWRGYNFEDAILISERVVKEDVYTSIHIEEFEIEARDTRLGPEEITRDIPNVSEDALKDLDETGVVRIGAEVQPGDILVGKVTPKSETELTPEEKLLRAIFGEKAGDVRDASLTVPPGIEGIVVEVKVFSRKPHRPKTREELSKEHEQVESIRAYYQNQIDQIEKERLSKLLKLLDGARLGTDLTEKKTGEVLLPENRILRERDGKKLSRCGLAKLKLVDDKKTEDEAKQMAASYDSQIEELRMEEDREVERIKRGDELPPGVIKRIVVNVACKRKLSVGDKMAGRHGNKGVVAKILPEEDMPFTEDGIPMDIVLNPLGVPSRMNVGQILETHLGWAAHALGFRAISPVFGGATEEEIKEQLRKANLPEDGKTVLLDGFTGRPFDQRVTVGYIYILKLAHLVDDKIHARSIGPYSLVTQQPLGGKAQFGGQRFGEMEVWALEAYGAAYALQELLTVKSDDVAGRTRTYEAIVKGEQNLQPGTPESFNVLVKELQSLALDVRLEKRSSSEDDGAENLES, from the coding sequence GTGACTGAGCGCGTTAGCTTCTCCAAAATCAGTGAAGTGCTCGATCTGCCTGATTTGATCGAGACCCAAATCCAATCGTACGAACGCTTCCTTCAGAAGGACGTTCCGGTGACCAAGCGTGAGCCAATTGGGCTTCAGGCGGCGTTCAAGGAAGTCTTTCCGATCGAGAGCCATGACGGCGAGTACAAACTCGATTTCGTGGGCTACTCTTTGGGACGGCCTAAGTACAACGAATTGGAATGTCTGCGGAGGTCGATGACCTTTGCGGTTCCGCTGAAGGTCAAGCTGCGTCTAACGTCCAAACACTGGACCAAGGAACAGGAAGTCTATCTCGGCGAGCTGCCGCTGATGACAAAGACCGGAAGCTTCATTATTAATGGTGACGAGCGTGTGGTGGTAAGTCAGTTGCACCGTTCGCCCGGGGTCTCTTTCGAGGAAACACTTCACCCGAGTGGCAAGCGCATCTACTCCGCGCGCATCATGCCTTATCGTGGCGCATGGCTGGAATTCGAGTTTGATATAGGGGAAGTCCTTTATGTGCTCATTGACAGACGCCGAAAGCTGATCTCAACGACCCTGCTCAGGGCTATGGGCTTGTCGTCGGACCGGCAGATTTTTGAGGCCTTTACTGCGGTCGAGGATATCAAGTGCGCCGACAAGCGCGAGATGAAGGCCCTGGCCGGCAGAACTTTGGCTGCACCCGTGGTGGTTGGAGACAGTGATACTGCCCTGGCCTTGCCCGGACAACAGCTGTCCAAGGAAGACTTGGAAGTTCTGTGGGAAAACGGGGTGCGGGAGATTGCTCTCACCGTTACGGAAATCCCTGAGCTGGTGCGGACTCTCGAGCGGGATAACACTCGCAGCGAGGAGGAAGCCCTTCTCGATATTTACAAGCGGTTGCGGCCGGGAGAGCCCCCCACGGTCCAGAGCGCCCGTTCTCTGCTGCATCGCCTTTTCTTTGATCAGCGGCGCTATGACATGGGGCAGGTTGGCCGGCACATGATCAACCGCAAGCTGGATATGAAACATGAGCTCGATAACCGCACTTTGGATATCGATACCGTCATTGCCGTGATGCAGTATCTTTTGCGTCTGCGTAACGGTCAGGGGAATGTGGACGATATCGACCACTTAGGCAATCGCCGTGTCCGTACAGTGGGTGAGTTGGTGCAGAATCAGTTTCGGATGGGGCTGGCGCGGCTGGAGCGTTCTTGTCGCGAGCGGATGGCGATTTATGATTTAGAAAACGTCATGCCTTATAACCTGGTCAATCCCAAGGCTGTGTCCTCAATGATGATGGACTTTTACGCGCGCAGCCAGCTTTCCCAGTTTATGGATCAGACCAACCCTCTGGCTGAGCTGACACACAAGCGCCGTCTTAGCGCCCTTGGACCGGGCGGTTTGAGCCGGGAGCGTGCGGGTTTCGAAGTGCGTGACGTTCATCATTCGCACTACGGCCGCATTTGTCCGATCGAGACCCCTGAAGGTCCGAATATCGGTCTTATTTCCTCCCTCAGTACGTTCTCCCGTGTCAATGAATTTGGTTTCATCGTCACACCCTACCGCAAGGTGGTGAAAGGCCGCGTCACTCAGGAGATCGTGTATCTCTCGGCTGACGAAGAGGACCGTTACGTTATCGCCCAGGCAAACGCCCGTTTGGATGACAAAGGTTTTTTTGTGAGGGATCGTGTGAGTTGCCGTTGCCGGGGAGACTTTCCGAATATGCCCCCGGAAGAAATCGATTTCATGGACGTCTCTCCGAGACAGTTGGTTAGTATTGCGGCGAGTCTCATTCCCTTTCTCGAGCACGACGATGCGAACCGCGCCCTGATGGGTTCGAATATGCAGCGTCAAGCCGTGCCTCTTCTAAGGGCGGAGCCACCCTTGGTCGGTACGGGGATGGAGAGTAAGGTAGCGCGGGATTCCGGGGCCCTGGTCTTGGCAGATCATGACGGTGTTGTGCGGGCTGTTACGGGTGAAGAGATTCATATCGGCTCCCAGGTGTATAAACTTCGCAAGTACGCGCGCAGCAATGCCGATACCTGTATCAACCAGCGCCCATTGGTTGAGGTGGGGCAGCGCGTCAAAAAGGGGGACATCATCGCTGATGGTCCCGCGACTCGGGGTGGAGAGCTGGCATTAGGCCGGAACCTGCTGGTCGCGTTTATGCCTTGGCGCGGTTACAACTTTGAAGATGCCATTTTGATCAGCGAACGCGTGGTCAAGGAAGACGTCTATACCTCTATCCATATTGAGGAATTCGAGATCGAGGCGCGGGATACGCGCTTGGGCCCGGAAGAGATTACCCGGGACATCCCGAACGTGAGCGAAGACGCGCTGAAGGACTTGGACGAAACAGGCGTAGTCCGCATCGGGGCCGAGGTTCAGCCCGGGGATATCCTGGTGGGCAAGGTGACGCCCAAGAGTGAGACCGAACTCACACCCGAAGAGAAACTCTTGAGAGCGATCTTTGGAGAAAAGGCCGGCGACGTGCGTGATGCCTCCCTGACAGTGCCGCCGGGCATTGAGGGGATTGTGGTGGAAGTGAAAGTCTTTTCGCGCAAACCGCACCGTCCCAAGACGCGAGAGGAGCTTTCCAAGGAGCACGAGCAGGTTGAGTCCATCCGCGCTTATTACCAGAATCAGATTGACCAGATCGAGAAGGAGCGCTTGAGCAAGCTGCTTAAGCTTTTGGATGGCGCGCGTCTGGGAACGGATCTGACGGAAAAGAAGACCGGAGAGGTGCTTCTGCCCGAGAACAGAATTCTCCGTGAGCGGGATGGTAAGAAGCTGTCTCGATGCGGTTTGGCCAAGCTCAAGCTCGTGGACGACAAGAAGACCGAAGACGAGGCCAAGCAGATGGCCGCCTCCTATGACAGCCAAATTGAAGAACTGCGTATGGAGGAGGACCGGGAGGTCGAGCGCATCAAGCGTGGTGATGAGTTGCCTCCGGGTGTGATCAAGCGCATTGTGGTCAACGTGGCTTGCAAGCGGAAACTTTCGGTGGGAGACAAGATGGCCGGCCGGCACGGAAACAAGGGTGTGGTTGCCAAGATCCTGCCTGAAGAGGATATGCCCTTCACTGAGGACGGGATTCCCATGGATATTGTTTTGAATCCTCTGGGTGTGCCTTCCCGTATGAATGTGGGCCAGATCTTGGAAACCCATCTGGGTTGGGCTGCCCATGCGTTGGGCTTCCGGGCGATTTCCCCCGTGTTCGGGGGGGCGACTGAAGAGGAAATTAAGGAGCAGCTGCGCAAAGCCAATCTTCCCGAAGACGGCAAGACTGTTCTTCTCGACGGATTCACGGGCCGGCCCTTCGATCAAAGGGTGACTGTGGGATATATCTACATCTTGAAGCTGGCCCACTTGGTGGACGACAAGATCCACGCGCGTTCAATCGGTCCGTATTCACTGGTGACGCAACAGCCTCTGGGTGGGAAGGCCCAGTTCGGCGGCCAGCGTTTTGGTGAAATGGAAGTCTGGGCCTTGGAAGCCTACGGTGCGGCTTATGCTCTGCAGGAACTCCTGACGGTCAAGAGTGACGATGTAGCCGGCCGCACGCGGACATATGAAGCCATTGTGAAGGGAGAGCAGAATCTGCAGCCTGGCACTCCCGAGTCCTTTAATGTTCTTGTCAAAGAGCTGCAGAGCCTGGCTCTGGATGTGCGTCTTGAAAAGCGCAGTTCATCTGAAGATGACGGAGCCGAAAACTTAGAGAGTTAA
- the rpoC gene encoding DNA-directed RNA polymerase subunit beta', with amino-acid sequence MSNINAFDTISIRIASKDVIKSWSHGEVKKPETINYRTFKPEPDGLFCQKIFGPVKDWECACGKYKRIKYRGVVCDRCGVEVTLSKVRRERMGHIELAAPCTHIWFFKAMPSRIGALLNLSLRELEKVVYYEEYVVTDPGDTPLKKGDLLDEEKFQEYTKQFGGSFTAKMGGEAAHDLLSSVDLDELIAQLHADLERSKAEQVQRKTVKLLKIAYSYKQSGNKPEWMVLDVVPVIPPDLRPLVPLDGGRFATSDLNDLYRRVINRNNRLKKLIELRAPDVIVRNEKRMLQEAVDALFDNGRHGRPVLGPLNRPLKSLSDMLKGKQGRFRQNLLGKRVDYSGRSVIVVGPELKLHECGLPKQMALELFEPFIIRKLRERGFVHTIKSAKRMVERARLEVWDILEEVIKDHPVLLNRAPTLHRLGIQAFQPQLVEGKAIRIHPLVCTAFNADFDGDQMAVHVPLLNEAQMELRLLMLASNNVFSPADGRPIATPTQDIVLGCNYMTKVQENGKGEGMVFGSSDEARLAYDEGVVGLHSRVKIRRPEGIIDTTVGRILFNDILPDDLGYVNDEMTKGALSDLVTRAYHTVGHSRTVQLLDDLKDHGFEQATLAGISIAVDDLQMPQAKTDKLEEAHAEVRHVEDQYQNGLITDGERYNKIIDIWTHTTDTVSDLIFDGLDIFNPIFMMADSGARGSRAQIRQLAGMRGLMAKPSGEIIESPITANFREGLTALEYFISTHGARKGLADTALKTADSGYLTRRLVDVAQDIIVTEHDCGTTRGILVNSIIEGDEVMVPLSERIEGRVALDNIVDIITDELIVGSNDLITDEQARKIEEAGIEKIRIRSVLTCETQFGVCGQCYGKNLASQRPVDLGEAVGIVAAQSIGEPGTQLTMRTFHIGGTASRIIAQSSLASKFDGVYGYHNLKTVKNRNGEVVVLNRNGQLSVNEPTGREQERHTVPQGAVVGGEEGAAVKVGDEIARWDPYTSPILTEVAGSVRYEDIIEGVTMREEPDEATGLVDRVIVDHRGDFHPQIVIVDSKTEDVLALYPLASGAHITVKEGFEVHAGDVLAKTPRKLSKTKDITGGLPRVAELLEARRPKDPAIISEIDGTVEFGGAKKGQRRIIVKNPTGMQKEYLIPHGKHLNVYKDDLVTSGEPLTDGPIVPQDILRVSGDQRLQEYLVNEVQQVYRLQGVRINDKHIEIIVRQMLRKIKIEDAGDTDMLVGTQVDRGVFQRQNAEVIARKGKPAVASPVLLGITKASLSTESFISSASFQETTRVLTDAAASGRRDELRGLKENVIMGHLIPAGTGFKAHQAIREVLLGTPVEVPVEEHLEADQEGSGDSDEEIEALTGPGRTDAEGHEN; translated from the coding sequence ATGAGCAATATCAATGCCTTTGACACGATTTCAATAAGGATCGCATCCAAGGATGTAATCAAGTCCTGGTCTCACGGTGAGGTCAAGAAGCCTGAGACCATCAACTACCGGACATTTAAGCCGGAGCCTGACGGATTGTTCTGTCAGAAGATCTTTGGCCCGGTTAAGGACTGGGAGTGCGCCTGCGGCAAGTACAAGCGAATCAAGTATCGCGGCGTGGTTTGTGACCGTTGCGGTGTTGAGGTGACTCTCTCCAAGGTGCGGCGCGAGCGCATGGGCCATATTGAACTGGCCGCGCCGTGCACGCATATCTGGTTTTTTAAGGCCATGCCTTCGCGTATCGGAGCGCTGCTCAACCTGAGTCTCAGGGAGCTCGAGAAGGTTGTCTACTATGAAGAGTATGTTGTCACGGATCCGGGAGATACTCCTCTGAAGAAGGGGGATCTTCTGGACGAAGAAAAATTCCAGGAGTACACCAAGCAGTTCGGCGGTTCGTTTACAGCCAAAATGGGCGGAGAAGCAGCCCATGACTTGCTATCCTCCGTGGATCTCGATGAGTTGATTGCCCAGCTGCATGCGGACTTGGAGCGCTCCAAGGCAGAACAAGTGCAGCGCAAGACCGTTAAACTTCTGAAGATCGCCTATTCCTATAAGCAATCCGGCAATAAGCCCGAGTGGATGGTCTTGGATGTGGTTCCGGTTATTCCTCCGGATCTCCGCCCACTGGTGCCTTTGGACGGCGGGCGCTTTGCGACGAGCGATCTGAACGATCTTTACCGCCGGGTAATCAACCGGAACAACCGTTTGAAGAAGCTTATCGAGCTCCGCGCTCCGGATGTGATTGTGCGCAATGAAAAGCGCATGCTTCAAGAGGCCGTGGACGCGCTTTTTGACAATGGCCGTCACGGGCGTCCGGTGCTCGGGCCGCTCAACAGGCCTCTCAAATCTCTGAGCGATATGCTCAAAGGGAAGCAAGGGCGTTTTCGTCAGAACCTGCTCGGAAAGCGGGTGGACTATTCCGGCCGTTCAGTCATCGTGGTGGGTCCGGAGCTCAAACTCCATGAGTGCGGACTGCCTAAGCAGATGGCGCTGGAGCTCTTTGAGCCCTTTATCATTCGCAAGTTGCGTGAGCGCGGTTTTGTCCACACCATCAAGAGTGCCAAGCGAATGGTGGAACGCGCGCGCCTGGAAGTTTGGGATATCCTCGAAGAAGTCATTAAGGATCACCCGGTGCTTCTGAATCGTGCACCCACGCTGCATCGGTTGGGAATTCAAGCCTTTCAGCCACAGCTGGTGGAAGGCAAGGCCATCCGGATCCATCCCTTGGTGTGTACGGCGTTTAACGCCGACTTTGACGGGGACCAGATGGCGGTCCATGTGCCGCTTCTCAATGAGGCGCAGATGGAGCTCCGGCTTCTGATGCTTGCCTCGAACAATGTCTTTTCGCCCGCTGACGGACGCCCGATCGCCACGCCGACCCAGGATATTGTTTTGGGCTGTAACTACATGACGAAGGTCCAGGAGAACGGCAAGGGTGAGGGAATGGTCTTCGGGAGTTCGGATGAGGCTCGGCTTGCCTATGATGAAGGCGTGGTTGGTTTGCACTCCAGGGTCAAGATCAGAAGGCCTGAGGGAATTATCGACACAACAGTGGGGCGGATTCTTTTTAACGATATTCTTCCCGATGATTTGGGCTATGTGAACGATGAAATGACCAAGGGCGCCCTGAGTGATTTGGTAACGCGCGCCTACCACACGGTGGGACATTCGCGCACAGTTCAACTGCTGGATGATTTGAAAGACCACGGTTTTGAACAGGCCACGCTGGCCGGTATCTCCATTGCGGTAGATGATCTGCAGATGCCTCAGGCAAAAACAGACAAGCTGGAAGAAGCCCATGCTGAGGTTCGTCACGTAGAGGATCAGTATCAGAATGGTCTGATCACGGACGGCGAGCGATACAACAAGATTATCGATATTTGGACCCATACGACAGATACTGTTTCGGACTTGATCTTTGACGGTTTGGATATCTTTAACCCGATCTTCATGATGGCAGACTCCGGAGCTCGTGGTTCCAGGGCCCAAATTCGCCAGTTGGCTGGTATGCGCGGTCTCATGGCCAAACCCTCGGGTGAGATCATCGAGAGTCCGATCACCGCAAACTTCCGCGAAGGTTTGACCGCCCTGGAATATTTTATCTCTACTCACGGCGCTCGAAAGGGATTGGCCGATACGGCTCTCAAGACCGCGGACTCCGGATATTTGACGAGGCGTCTTGTGGACGTGGCCCAGGATATTATTGTGACGGAACATGATTGCGGTACGACCCGCGGTATTTTGGTGAATTCCATTATCGAGGGTGACGAAGTCATGGTCCCGCTCTCCGAGCGTATCGAGGGCCGCGTGGCCTTGGATAACATTGTGGATATCATCACCGACGAGCTGATTGTCGGATCGAATGATTTAATCACTGATGAACAGGCCCGGAAGATAGAAGAAGCCGGTATTGAAAAAATCCGAATCCGCAGTGTGTTGACCTGTGAGACTCAATTCGGTGTTTGCGGCCAGTGTTATGGCAAAAACCTGGCCTCCCAGCGTCCTGTGGATTTGGGTGAGGCTGTTGGAATCGTAGCGGCGCAGTCGATCGGAGAGCCGGGCACTCAGCTCACCATGCGTACCTTCCACATTGGTGGAACCGCAAGCCGTATCATTGCGCAGTCGAGTTTGGCCTCCAAGTTTGACGGTGTTTACGGCTATCACAATCTCAAGACGGTAAAGAACCGCAACGGAGAGGTTGTGGTTCTCAACAGGAACGGACAGCTCAGTGTGAACGAGCCCACGGGCCGAGAGCAGGAGCGTCATACCGTGCCTCAAGGTGCGGTTGTCGGCGGCGAAGAGGGAGCCGCGGTCAAGGTGGGGGATGAAATTGCCCGTTGGGACCCCTACACGTCACCGATTTTGACCGAGGTCGCGGGTTCGGTTCGCTATGAAGACATTATTGAAGGCGTGACCATGCGCGAGGAACCCGACGAGGCTACGGGTCTGGTGGACCGGGTCATTGTGGATCACCGCGGAGATTTCCACCCGCAGATCGTGATTGTGGATTCAAAGACCGAGGATGTCCTGGCTTTGTATCCTTTGGCGTCCGGGGCTCATATTACTGTGAAGGAAGGCTTTGAAGTCCATGCAGGTGATGTTTTGGCTAAGACGCCTCGCAAGCTCTCCAAGACCAAGGACATCACCGGAGGTCTCCCCAGAGTTGCGGAACTCCTAGAGGCGCGCCGTCCCAAGGATCCGGCCATCATCAGTGAGATCGACGGCACGGTCGAGTTCGGCGGGGCCAAAAAGGGCCAGCGCCGCATTATTGTTAAGAATCCGACGGGGATGCAGAAGGAATATCTAATTCCGCACGGGAAGCATCTGAATGTTTACAAGGACGATTTGGTCACCAGCGGCGAGCCGCTCACAGACGGCCCCATTGTGCCTCAGGACATTCTGAGAGTCTCCGGGGACCAGCGTCTCCAAGAGTATCTGGTCAATGAAGTGCAGCAGGTTTACCGTCTCCAAGGAGTGCGCATCAACGATAAGCACATTGAGATCATTGTGCGGCAAATGTTGCGCAAAATTAAAATCGAGGATGCCGGTGATACGGACATGCTGGTGGGTACCCAGGTGGATCGAGGGGTTTTCCAGCGCCAGAATGCCGAAGTGATTGCCAGAAAAGGCAAGCCGGCCGTGGCGAGTCCCGTGCTGTTGGGGATTACAAAGGCCTCTCTGAGTACCGAGAGTTTTATCTCTTCCGCGAGTTTTCAGGAGACAACCCGGGTTCTGACCGATGCCGCTGCAAGCGGACGCCGGGATGAGTTGCGCGGCCTTAAGGAAAATGTGATCATGGGCCACTTGATTCCCGCGGGCACGGGATTCAAAGCACACCAGGCGATCCGGGAAGTTCTTTTGGGCACCCCTGTTGAGGTTCCTGTTGAGGAGCATCTTGAGGCAGATCAAGAGGGGAGCGGCGACTCAGATGAAGAAATTGAAGCCCTTACGGGTCCGGGCAGGACGGATGCCGAGGGACATGAGAATTAA